The DNA sequence GGTATCATGTGTACTAATGTTTTTTATCAGTAAAATATAACGAATACTtatcaattataaatattatagtaatattacCTCAACATGAGGAGGTCTATCGTCATTGATAGAATCTTCAAGTTCAGCCGCCTTCTCGACATTTCTCCTGAACGCTTCATATTTTGACTGCATATATATGcaaattgtaattaaatatgtagtcaTTAGAAACAGACAAGTTTACCAACAAgtaaaatacaatatttacGATAATCACTATAgttatatagtaatatagcaacatttcatttttacatagACGTCTAGTTTGGATTATAATGCATGGCGTATCTATCCGGTGACATTATAAAGGGGCCTGAAAATTGACAATTAACTGTTCCTAATATTTCTTACCTCCTCTGGATATTATAAAGATAACATCATACCAGTCTACATTGAGCTGGTTTAAGTCTTAAtatgaaaaacaaagaaatgatACCCTccgttcataaaaaataatgtcatcttgtcattttgatgtaaaaaaaaaatagtcatatttcaaaaataaaactttctCTTATACATTACccactttttattatgtttctcttactttttctctttctttctcctactttatctactttttccATAAGTGAAACTTTTTTCGTGAACTGATGCATGTATTACCCAAATTTGCaacaaataagtaaaataatggaataattgtcattttaatcaTAACTTTTCGTAGATTGTTGGCCAATCTCGTAACACTTGAAACTATAATATGAAATCacaactttttaatttttttcaattgttcatcaaaactaatgtcataaaatcaaatacttaATATAGCAATAAATCCATATATagacatattttaaataacataaaaaataattgatatcattttatcaaaataatattgttttgttatcatattatatttaattttgctaggaatattttacttttagttGACCATcgacaattgagaaaatattagtaattttatatttcaattcaaGAGTTAAATGATTGGATTATGACTAACATAATTATAAGATGCATGGAGGACCGCGTTCTGAGtggtttttttctttttcacaaaaacttaaaagagaaaattattttaatttatcaattttaaaatgagacttttaatAACAATagcacaaaatataatatatttcgTGTCTTAAACTGAGAGTTTTCAAGCTTCTCATTTTAAGATTATATACATTGCCGTGCCtacataactcaaataatataattagaagATAAATACATCTTcctccataaaaaaaataaaaatagtcttatttctaaaaataaaaaaattatttttatattttgtccATTTTCTCCCCTTGTCTaccttattttatcattttatttctcatttactcctattttattatctattcATTTAACCACTAAATACAATTATCTAAAAGAACGGCGTGATtatataaagtactcccttcgtttcttaaaatttggaCCATTTGATccggcacaagttttaaaaaatgtaatagaaagtgtgttgaaaaagttagtggtatgtgagtcctacttttatatattagttttaaaataaaatatgagtgagaatgagttagtgaaatgtatggcctactataaaaaatgataaaagtgaaatgtgacaaatctTTAAggatgaacaaaaaaaaaataagtgacaaattttcaggtaCATAGGAATTATTAAAATCTCTTCTAGAAAAATGTTTGCATGTCGTTAGTTTTGAAGGTGGAAATAGAATGTATAGTGAATTCACCTCGATTTTATCTAGTTGAGCATTGAACTCATCGCTCTCCAAAGCTTCCCTCTCATCTTCACCAAGAGACGAGAAAAACGCCTCAGGGCACCTCGTCTTAATCCCATACTCCCTACAAAACGGCACCCAGCTCTCCGCAAAACGGCAAGCCTCCTTCATCGCATACAGCGTCGCCGCCGCGCCTCCGTCGTCCGACAAGTACACCGCCAGCTTCTCCGCCGGGTAGTCCATCGCCATCGCCGACACCACCGTGTTCATCACCTCCGCCACGGGCTCCTTCTTCGGGTCGGCCGTGCACACGAACACGTCCACGCCGGGGAGGTTCTCGTCGCCGGGGAGATTCTCCGGCGCCGCCGCGCGCGCCACCGGGCGGAGGCGGAAGGCCTGCCCGAGGGCCCACACGGCGGCGAAGACGAGCTCGGCGAGGGTGATGAGGCCCCACGGGAGGAGGTGCGGGACGGAGCCCCAGAGGAGGGTGGAGAGGCGGTGGTAGAGGAGGGCGGAGACGGCGGCGGCGTGGAGGAGCATGTGGAGGCGGCTGAGGGCGGCGCGGGGCTGCTGCACGGTGCATGTGTTGAGAGGCGGCTCCGTTGCGGTGGCTCGTAGGTTGTAGGAGGAGTGGAGAGAGATTGTTGCCATTGTTGTGGAGAAATTGATTGGATGTTTTATAAATTGGGGtttaatgtttatatatagGGATGATTTGGAGATTAGAGAACAAATAAGAGAACATTTGATCATACATGATGATTTGGTTGGATGGGGGATTAGTTTAATTAGCAATGTTGAGGCTATTTTGGCCAGAATGTTGGCTCCACTGGCTCTGCTTTGGTAATTCGCCGCTTCATTCCTGTAGAGCCCGCAAAATTTTTTGACACCTCTGTCGCATCGGTCAAAATGACTGCGGAGTATCTTCAAGTTGCGGCGGCGGGCCCCCTTCGGCTTTTGCTCGTTGCAAGCGTCGGTGACCTTTTCCCAAAAACACTTGCGGGTTTGTCGATTTCGTCaaattatattgagattttatatgcattatattgagacTTCGTCAAATTATCAACATATACGaagattgaaataaaaaacttcattatcttatcataattttcgtattttttttatattaacatagtgtattacaaatatcaacacaatgacaACAGTATTTCAACACAATTACACGAAAATATCAATccagttttattgagatttcacatgcattttattaagattttacattcattatattgagattttatatgcattatattgagatttcgtcaaatcatcaacatatacgaaaattgaaataaaaaacttcatcatcttatcataattttcgtattttttttatattaacatagtgtattacaaatatcgaCACAATGACATGAGTATTTCAACACAATTACACGAAAATATCAACccagttttattgagatttcacatgcattatattgagatttacattcattatattgagattttatatgcattatattgagatttcgtcaaatcatcaacatatacgaaaactaaaataaaaaacttcatcatcttatcataattttcgtaatttttttatattaacatagtctattacaaatatcaacacaatgacaTGAGTATTTCAGCACAATTACACGAAAATATCAACccagttttattgagatttcacatgcattatattgagattttacattcattatattgagattttatatccattatattgagatttcgtcaaatcatcaacatataccaaaattgaaataaaatcatcaaattttatcatccgaacatcgtcggaacatatgcaattgagttctcgttagaatccttataaatttacctttaatttgatatacttttttgcgaaatactccctccgtcccactttaggagtcccagttgagctcgacacgagttttaagaaattaaaggaaagttggtggcaaaagatagtggaatgtgagtcctacttttatatattagttttataataaaatgtgagtggaaaaatgtgagtaaaatgtGGGGCttattaccaattatggaatattccaaccgggactcctaaagtgagacaccaaaaagtagtaaatcgggactcctaaagtgggacggagggagtagtaatttaaattgagagagttacgtaaatttaaagttttaggataattttaataagaggGAATTGACGTTAAtactctttaattttatttaataattatttaaatttaaaacataatacACTCGTCATTAGgggtgtcaaaatggatatcgggaattggatacccgatatccaaacccgaaatatcgggtaattggatatccgatatccgatttttcgggtttcgggatcgggttcgggtatagaatttttggattatcgggtatcgggttatccgatacccgatcgggtatacccaaaTTACCCGAATTACccgatttttttaattaaatataataaattatgtatttattttattattttaaaattttgactaaaagtttatagttaattttcttaaaaaataataaaaataaataaaattaaaatccaaaatcgGAATTGGAcacccgatttttcgggactggatacccgagtcgggtatttgggtacccaaaattattttcggatcgggtatcgggtattagattttaggaaattcgggatcgggtacccgaaattttcggatcgggtacccgcgggtatcCAATTTGACAGGCCTACTCGTCATGAtatcaaccactagatcttatAATCTAATGGTAAAAAATTAGTCATAGTTttggattgctaattagttagcaattgatcacctCCCTAATTGCTTAAGACTTACTGAAATTTAGAGATATAATTACttgagattaattaaaatccgaGTCCAAACAATTCAGTTGAAAATCCCAATACTAATtcaaaactaaatctaaacattgattaaaatccaaccatacaaaaattaaaaccaagaGCACATTCAACTAcctaattattaataaagtcCGGCCCAAACTAATGCGAACTTGGCCCATTAAATAACAGACTCTTGCCAAATTTAAAAGATGGAGAAGCGATGTGATATTATGGTCTTCTGAGATCGTAAATGTATCtatgtttaaattaattgttgatcTGTATACAATGTATGTAAAGGTTTAATTCTATGCTTATGTCTATTAAGATGGGCCTTGCAAGTTATGCACTTTCATCTAGAGTTGTTATTTGGGCCGAGCTATCTGCCATCTCGGCCAAGTCTGAAATCAAGCAGAAGTGGACTTTAATTGGGTAAATTTTCAATACCACCCTAACCTAAAcctaaatattatatacatctCCAATGAGTATGagctatttctttttttatccgtccctgaaaagtatTCTCTTCATCtaaaggaagatgaccccttccttgaatgacacgagaatttatacaactttattttgtgtgtgtagtggagAGAGTAAGAGAAATGTAATAAAGCAGAGAGaacagaatttcaatttttagtattgtgtcatcttgattgggacaaataaaaaagaaaagtggattatCTTAAAttgaatggagggagtatgaactttctagTTTGAAAAAGTCAAACAACATATTACTCTTATAACATATACCATTACTATTAACAACTTATGTCATTACTGACTATAATGTGACTCCCATTTTCtactaacattatttccactatcctctctctctctattattttttttcatatttactaAATCTCATGCCGAACTCCatgttcatactctttgaaGATTGATGCGGTAAATATAGCGGATTTTTTGATAGACTCATAAATTTCGGCTACACTGACGCTCTCAATTAAAGGTGAAAGGGAGCAAACCATATCCCACATtggagaatgaacaagactTGCAAGTGTATAAATGGACTACCCCTACTTCATTAGTATGAAGCCTTTTGGGGAGTACCCCAAAAGCAAAACCGTGAGGGCTTTACCCAAAgaggacaatatcatactaatgtggagttcgggTGTTCGCCACCGAGACCCTACAAAAGgcaaataacataaatttttaaacgCCACTTACAAATTCTCAAATTCATGACCTTTAGTccaatcattaattttataactgCTAAGCCCACACACGCCTGcactttcaatattttaaattgtcatGAAACGCATATTACAATTATTAACTATACTTTCAatccaacaatattttatattatcccactttcaatattttatatttacatgaAATGCGTGGTACAATTATTGACTATACTTTAAatccaacaatattttatataggagtatctGAGTCATTTATTTGATATCGTTGCAATCTCCCATAGAATTTGAATGGCCGTGAAAATTTTAGAGAGCCACTCCGTCTCGCCGTCTTCCGGCGCCGGCGGCGAGAATACCCTCCCACTCCTATATTTCGACATAATATGGCTCGACTTCCTTCTCGTCGACAGTCTCCGTTTCTACCCCCTCAAATGCTCCCAATCTCATTTCTTGGACACCATCCTTGTCAATCTCAAGCACTCATTGTCCCTCACTCTCAACCATTTCCTTCCACTCTCATCCAAAATCATCTTCCCCCTCTCCTCCTCCGCCACGCCCGTTTCCCGCTACACCGCCGGCGACTCCCTCTCCCTCACCATCGCCACGTCAGACGATGACTTCTCTCACGTAGTGTCCAACCGTCCCAAGCCTGCTCACGATTTCCATCAACTCGTCCCACAAATGCCGGCGGCGGTTTACTCCTCCGACGAGATCAAATTCAGCCCCCTCGCTATTCAACTCACCTTGTTTCCGAACCAAGGGATCTGCATCGCATTCACACTCCATCACTCCATTTGCGACGCCACCACTCTCTCCGCCTTCATCCACACGTGGGCCTCAATCAACAGATCCAACGGCGGTGATCATCTCCTCAATCAGCTGCCGTTCTACGGCCGAGATTCCGTTCAAGATTCAACCAAACTAACCATAGCCGAATGGAACAAAATGAAGGCGAATAGGCCGACGGTTTCACTAACACTTCCCTTGCCCTCAGATAGAGTCCGAGCAACATTCCACCTAACCGATCCCCAAATCGAGAAGCTCAAGGCCTTGGCCATCATCAAAAAGCCTTCCACAGGCCGCCCCTCGACTTTCGTGGTGGCGTGCGCCTATCTCTGGAGCTGCCTGGCCAAGTCAGAGGTCGACAacgacaacaacaacaacaacgacGAGACGGAATACTTAAGCTTTGCGGTCAATTGCCGCGGGCGGCTGAACCCGCCCCTTCCGGAGAACTACTTCGGCAACTGCTTGATCCAACTGTTTGCGGCTTCAAGCCGTGCAAGACTGAAAGGGAATGAGGGGTTTGTAGCTGCTGCGGAGGCGGTTGCGGATGCAGTTAAAAGTGCTGCGAAAAGCTCAAGAGTTTCGGAGTTTTATGAGAATCGATTGGAAATATTCTCGAAATTGAACGGAAAGAGGGTGGTTTGGGTGGTAGGATCGTCAAAACTGGATCCATATGGTGTAGATTATGGATGGGGGAGAGCAGTTAAGTTTGAATGCGCTCATACAGACTCTCATAGAGCAGTTCATCTTTGTAAGGCCAGAAAAGGTGGAATTGACATCGGCTTCTCAATGCCTAAACCTAACATGCATTCTTTCGCGTCTGTCTTCAACGAATACTTATTCATCAattgcaatttgtaatttttctgtttattttccaatgcaactaaaataatccatgaatatataaatgttatccacttttaccatttttggtgtGAATGGACCGACTTTTCACTTACTCATTACATacatattctattataaaactaatatataaatatgaaacctacatttcactaatgtttttcacaaagtcaaacaatttcttaaaacttgcaATGAGTCAAATGTGGACAATATTTTtgcggacgaagggagtattttattttaagttaaaatttcaattttttaaaaaatgtgattttttttttattatgtatatactattatgtacatttatcacTACCTAATATGTTTGACCCTCAAAGGATAAATGAACATAACATGTAATTTTAGATAAAccaataacaaacaaaatatactaataatttccgagttaattaacaaaataaccctatatttttagtttaatatgCATGTGACCCTGCATATCTGGTTGGtttgatttcatttctaatatatttAGGCGAACGAAGCTGTCTTCCATCcactttatataaataagGACACTCCACTTTATAAACAAGGACACTCCACTTTATTAAAGCCTTTAACTTTACATGATTTTGGATCTTCCATCCAGAGATTCCAGGCCTTCAGATGCTCgagttatattttttcttttaatggCTCCTGTTTCTGAAAGTTGGATTATCGTAAAATTTATATCTG is a window from the Salvia hispanica cultivar TCC Black 2014 chromosome 1, UniMelb_Shisp_WGS_1.0, whole genome shotgun sequence genome containing:
- the LOC125218255 gene encoding anthocyanidin 3-O-glucoside 6''-O-acyltransferase-like: MAVKILESHSVSPSSGAGGENTLPLLYFDIIWLDFLLVDSLRFYPLKCSQSHFLDTILVNLKHSLSLTLNHFLPLSSKIIFPLSSSATPVSRYTAGDSLSLTIATSDDDFSHVVSNRPKPAHDFHQLVPQMPAAVYSSDEIKFSPLAIQLTLFPNQGICIAFTLHHSICDATTLSAFIHTWASINRSNGGDHLLNQLPFYGRDSVQDSTKLTIAEWNKMKANRPTVSLTLPLPSDRVRATFHLTDPQIEKLKALAIIKKPSTGRPSTFVVACAYLWSCLAKSEVDNDNNNNNDETEYLSFAVNCRGRLNPPLPENYFGNCLIQLFAASSRARLKGNEGFVAAAEAVADAVKSAAKSSRVSEFYENRLEIFSKLNGKRVVWVVGSSKLDPYGVDYGWGRAVKFECAHTDSHRAVHLCKARKGGIDIGFSMPKPNMHSFASVFNEYLFINCNL